The proteins below are encoded in one region of Methylobacillus flagellatus KT:
- the napH gene encoding quinol dehydrogenase ferredoxin subunit NapH: MTNMGAIRAALYRRRWLLSRRVVQMFIVLAFLVDWPEVGRIAHGNLSSSLWLGVLPLTDPFIALQSLFSGTMLAKTALVGTVIVAGFYFLFGGRIYCSWVCPINMVTDLAYWLRQKLNLKGNMTMSRELRMAVLGMSLILTVLSGTLAWENFNPITLFQRELMWTSVAGSMVLLSLFLFDLLITRRGWCGHLCPVGAFYAVLGRYGRLRVTAEQSGSCAGCGSCIRVCPEPHVLAPVVSLKANTVTHGDCTRCGACLDQCATGALAMKLDLGKSFRGIPIVRK, translated from the coding sequence ATGACAAACATGGGCGCAATCCGCGCTGCGCTGTATCGGCGCCGCTGGCTGTTGAGCCGGCGTGTCGTGCAGATGTTCATCGTCCTGGCGTTCCTGGTGGATTGGCCTGAAGTCGGGCGTATCGCGCATGGCAACCTGTCTTCCAGCCTCTGGCTCGGCGTTCTGCCGCTGACGGACCCCTTCATTGCACTGCAATCGCTGTTTTCCGGCACGATGCTGGCGAAAACCGCATTGGTTGGCACCGTCATCGTCGCCGGTTTCTATTTTCTGTTCGGCGGGCGCATCTATTGCAGCTGGGTCTGCCCGATCAACATGGTGACCGACCTGGCCTACTGGCTGCGGCAGAAGCTCAATCTCAAAGGTAATATGACCATGTCGCGCGAGTTGCGCATGGCGGTGCTGGGCATGTCGCTGATACTCACCGTGCTCAGCGGCACATTGGCCTGGGAGAACTTCAACCCCATCACGCTGTTCCAGCGCGAACTCATGTGGACTTCCGTTGCGGGCAGCATGGTCCTGCTCAGCCTGTTTCTGTTTGATTTATTGATCACGCGCCGCGGCTGGTGCGGCCACCTGTGCCCGGTCGGCGCTTTTTATGCCGTGCTGGGGCGCTATGGCCGCCTGCGCGTCACCGCCGAGCAATCAGGCTCATGCGCGGGCTGCGGTTCCTGCATCCGCGTCTGTCCCGAGCCCCACGTGCTGGCGCCCGTGGTCTCCCTCAAGGCCAATACCGTCACCCACGGCGATTGCACCCGTTGCGGCGCTTGCCTGGACCAGTGCGCGACTGGCGCCCTTGCCATGAAGCTGGACCTGGGCAAATCCTTCCGCGGCATCCCCATCGTCAGAAAGTAA
- the yddG gene encoding aromatic amino acid DMT transporter YddG, whose translation MNPSKPNNNLPTLVGLSAVVMWSATVGLFRSVSEIFGATGGAALIFTVGGLLACLVLGFPKLKTFPRPYLWIGGALFVAYEVALALSIGFALNREQAIELGMINYLWPSLTILFAVLAGQQRGSWLLLPALLSSFCGIVLVVKGDSAWSVQMLWQNMASNPTGYGLAFFAAGTWAVYSVFTRRFGNGVNGVPLFLVATAIVLWGKYALGNEPALSLHIGGLLQVAVMGALMAAAYSCWNHGIQHGNITILATMSCFTPVLSALIANLWLGTTPSTGLVYGVAMVTAGSFLCWVVTRRNALDPGKH comes from the coding sequence ATGAACCCATCCAAACCCAACAACAACTTGCCCACCCTGGTGGGCCTGTCCGCAGTCGTCATGTGGAGCGCCACGGTCGGCCTGTTCAGGAGCGTGTCCGAGATATTCGGCGCCACCGGAGGGGCCGCGCTCATTTTCACGGTGGGCGGCCTATTGGCCTGCCTGGTGCTGGGCTTCCCAAAGCTCAAGACATTTCCTCGTCCCTACCTATGGATAGGCGGGGCGCTGTTTGTCGCCTATGAAGTGGCCCTGGCGCTGTCCATCGGCTTCGCCCTCAACCGGGAGCAGGCGATCGAGCTGGGCATGATCAATTATCTCTGGCCTAGCCTGACCATCCTGTTTGCCGTGCTGGCCGGGCAGCAGCGCGGGTCGTGGCTGTTGCTGCCCGCCTTGCTCAGCAGCTTCTGCGGTATTGTGCTGGTGGTGAAAGGGGACAGCGCCTGGAGCGTGCAAATGCTATGGCAGAACATGGCTAGCAACCCGACCGGCTATGGGCTGGCGTTCTTTGCCGCCGGGACCTGGGCGGTGTATTCGGTCTTTACCCGGCGCTTCGGCAACGGCGTGAACGGCGTGCCGCTGTTCTTGGTGGCGACGGCAATCGTGCTATGGGGAAAATATGCACTGGGCAACGAGCCTGCATTGTCCCTTCATATCGGCGGCTTATTGCAGGTGGCGGTGATGGGCGCATTGATGGCGGCCGCCTATTCGTGCTGGAACCACGGCATACAGCACGGCAACATCACGATATTGGCTACCATGTCGTGCTTTACCCCCGTACTCTCGGCGCTGATAGCCAACCTATGGCTGGGAACCACCCCAAGCACGGGCCTGGTATACGGCGTGGCAATGGTCACGGCCGGGTCGTTCCTGTGCTGGGTGGTAACCAGGAGGAACGCGCTTGATCCTGGCAAGCATTGA
- a CDS encoding DNA topoisomerase IB — protein sequence MPDIKKEKCATQLSETLGSELHGDMALSAQAARLRYMQDDKPGFGRKRTAKGFRYVDTQGRPIKDEKQLARIRSLAIPPAWEKVWICPYANGHLQATGYDARQRKQYRYHKAWRAIRDKAKFEHIIDFALHLPAIREHIDADLAQPGLTRDKVLALVVSLLETTMIRVGNDEYARSNRSFGLTTLRNRHVEVNGGRIAFRFKGKSRVEHAIEIQNARLARLVRKITELPGQELFQYIDDDGKRHAIDSSDVNDYLKRITGRDYTAKDFRTWSGTVQTFHTLSAAEPFENQSQAKKNVLAAITEAARKLGNTPSICRKCYVHPLIIDIYMTGKLFAALRKHSQPQQLDAWQAAEQDVLALLQRHAGVKQPA from the coding sequence ATGCCGGATATCAAGAAGGAGAAGTGTGCAACACAACTCAGTGAAACGCTGGGCAGCGAGCTGCATGGCGACATGGCGCTGTCAGCGCAAGCCGCGCGTCTGCGCTATATGCAGGATGATAAGCCCGGCTTTGGTCGCAAGCGGACAGCGAAGGGATTTCGCTATGTGGATACGCAGGGCCGACCGATCAAGGACGAAAAGCAGCTGGCCCGCATCCGCTCGCTTGCCATCCCCCCGGCCTGGGAAAAAGTGTGGATATGCCCCTATGCCAACGGGCACTTGCAAGCTACCGGCTACGACGCCCGGCAACGCAAGCAGTACCGCTACCACAAGGCATGGCGAGCGATCCGAGATAAAGCCAAGTTCGAGCACATCATCGATTTTGCCCTGCACCTGCCGGCCATCCGGGAGCACATAGATGCCGACCTAGCGCAACCCGGTCTGACCCGTGACAAGGTACTGGCCCTGGTGGTTTCCTTGCTGGAAACCACGATGATACGCGTCGGTAACGACGAATATGCGCGCAGCAATCGCTCATTCGGACTGACCACCCTGCGCAACCGCCACGTGGAGGTCAACGGAGGACGGATCGCCTTTCGCTTCAAGGGCAAGAGCCGGGTAGAACATGCGATCGAGATTCAGAATGCCAGGCTGGCGCGGCTGGTGCGCAAGATCACGGAGTTGCCTGGGCAGGAGCTGTTCCAGTATATCGATGACGACGGCAAGCGTCATGCCATCGACTCCAGCGATGTCAACGACTACCTCAAGCGCATTACCGGGCGCGACTACACGGCCAAGGATTTCCGCACCTGGTCGGGCACGGTGCAGACCTTCCACACGCTATCGGCCGCCGAGCCGTTCGAGAACCAGTCGCAGGCCAAGAAGAACGTGCTGGCCGCGATTACCGAAGCCGCGCGCAAGCTCGGCAATACGCCCAGCATCTGCCGCAAGTGTTATGTGCATCCGCTCATCATCGATATCTACATGACCGGGAAACTGTTCGCAGCCCTGCGCAAACACAGCCAGCCGCAACAGCTCGATGCCTGGCAGGCCGCCGAGCAGGACGTGCTGGCGTTGCTGCAGCGCCACGCCGGGGTGAAACAGCCTGCCTGA
- the azu gene encoding azurin: MRNQLLFALAFIPTIAAAASNCEVNVSAGDSMAFNTRSIDIPKSCKEFTVNFAHTGTASKAGMGHNWVLARSADVNDLAKAGVEAGIDKNFIPPNDPRVLAYTPLVGGGEKTSVTFKPSILKDGESYSFYCSFAFHSFMMRGTVKLVD, from the coding sequence ATGCGTAATCAACTTCTTTTTGCCCTGGCATTCATTCCCACCATTGCAGCCGCTGCAAGCAACTGCGAAGTCAATGTCAGCGCCGGCGATAGCATGGCGTTCAATACACGCTCCATCGACATCCCCAAAAGCTGCAAGGAGTTCACTGTCAACTTCGCCCACACAGGCACGGCATCCAAGGCCGGCATGGGCCACAACTGGGTGCTGGCCCGCAGCGCCGACGTGAACGACCTGGCGAAGGCCGGCGTGGAAGCCGGCATAGACAAGAACTTCATTCCGCCTAACGACCCGCGCGTATTGGCATACACCCCGCTGGTAGGCGGCGGTGAGAAAACATCTGTCACCTTCAAGCCCAGCATCCTGAAGGATGGCGAGTCCTACTCATTCTACTGCTCCTTCGCGTTTCATTCCTTCATGATGCGCGGTACGGTGAAGCTGGTCGATTAA
- the napG gene encoding ferredoxin-type protein NapG: protein MMAEEGNRNKSTSTIEKPERRLMFKQLTRRVGVAVVGSIFGSALLRSRPAPAATVLRPPGALAEKDFQSACVRCGLCVEDCPFDILKLASWADPAPMGTPFFTARDEPCRMCQDIPCVRACPTGALNPLLTDIRKADMGVAVLVDHETCLNYKGLNCSICVRVCPIRGEAISLKPIQNERGLLQIPTVDSTKCTGCGTCEKHCVLSEAAIRVLPRELGLGVSGANSAGRTPVWK, encoded by the coding sequence ATGATGGCAGAGGAAGGAAACAGAAATAAATCGACGTCAACGATAGAAAAGCCTGAGCGCAGGCTGATGTTCAAGCAGCTGACGCGCCGAGTGGGTGTGGCCGTAGTAGGCTCTATCTTTGGCAGCGCCTTGCTCAGGTCGCGACCTGCGCCCGCGGCTACAGTTTTGCGACCTCCCGGCGCATTGGCGGAAAAAGATTTCCAATCGGCTTGCGTGCGTTGCGGCCTATGTGTGGAAGATTGCCCGTTCGACATCCTCAAGCTAGCCAGCTGGGCTGATCCGGCGCCCATGGGTACGCCATTTTTCACTGCGCGGGACGAGCCGTGCCGCATGTGCCAGGACATTCCTTGTGTGCGCGCTTGTCCGACCGGTGCGCTAAATCCACTGCTGACAGACATACGCAAGGCCGACATGGGCGTCGCGGTGCTGGTGGACCATGAAACCTGCCTCAACTACAAGGGCCTGAACTGCAGCATCTGCGTCCGCGTCTGCCCGATCCGCGGCGAGGCGATCTCGCTCAAGCCGATCCAGAACGAACGCGGCCTGTTGCAGATTCCGACCGTGGACAGCACTAAATGCACCGGTTGCGGCACCTGCGAGAAACATTGCGTGCTGTCGGAGGCCGCCATCCGTGTCCTGCCCCGCGAGCTTGGCCTCGGGGTCTCCGGCGCGAACTCCGCCGGACGGACGCCGGTATGGAAATAG
- a CDS encoding Hsp20 family protein, whose product MDDIMRTFDFSPLYRSAIGFDRLAQLIAEAQRSENDISYPPYNIELISEDKYKIVMAVAGFDESELHIETEQQKLKIRGRQVKDTEEKSRNYLHQGIAARDFEHTFQLADHVKVTNASLNKGLLTIELVREVPEALKPRKIDIKVEKEPKLLEERQAA is encoded by the coding sequence ATGGATGACATCATGCGTACATTTGATTTTTCGCCACTGTATCGTTCTGCTATTGGTTTTGATCGATTGGCCCAATTAATTGCTGAGGCCCAGCGTAGCGAGAATGACATCAGCTACCCACCTTACAATATTGAACTGATTAGTGAAGATAAGTACAAAATCGTGATGGCCGTAGCAGGATTTGATGAATCAGAGCTACATATCGAAACTGAGCAGCAAAAGCTCAAGATCCGGGGTCGTCAGGTCAAGGACACTGAAGAAAAGTCACGTAATTACCTGCACCAGGGAATCGCCGCCCGCGACTTTGAGCATACCTTCCAATTGGCTGATCATGTGAAGGTGACCAATGCTTCATTGAACAAGGGCTTGTTGACGATTGAACTGGTGCGCGAAGTGCCCGAGGCCCTCAAGCCACGCAAGATCGACATCAAGGTGGAGAAGGAGCCAAAGCTGCTGGAAGAGCGCCAAGCAGCTTGA